The Macaca thibetana thibetana isolate TM-01 chromosome 5, ASM2454274v1, whole genome shotgun sequence genomic sequence GGGCTGTGGAGCCGGCGGAGGCAGCGGTCCGGAATGGCTCTGTGGGGGCTGGGCTCTCTCCCGGGTCCGGCAGCCACAGCATCTGCCCCGTGCTCGCGCGGCGGGACCTACCAGGCGCCCGCCCTGGGCTGCGCCACCACTGCCCACCCGCCGCTCCCCTCCACCCGAGGCCCCTTCCCCCCAGGCCTCACGGGGCTCCTCACTGACTCCACGCGCCTCCGGGGCCGTCGCGCGCCCGGAGCGGCGTTGGGGGCGCGGCCTCGTTCAGGGCGCCCCGGGATTGGCCGCGGGGgaagggggcggggccgggcgcggaGAAAACAACTTGCGCGCCGCCCGAGTACAGTCTCGGTCTGGAGCCTGAGCCCTGCAGAGCCTTGGCGcccgcccccagccccgcccGTACCTGCACTTATTTAtcgttgttgttatttttatttatatatatatatatatatatatatatattttttttttttactgcggAGCCCCGCATTCGGGTTCTCCCGCCGGCTCCCGTGCAGCGCTAGCCTTCTCCAGTTCCTCAGTCCCCTCCCGCGCGGTGCTCCGCAGCCGAGGCGATGCGCCTCATTCAGAACATGTGCACCATCGCCGAGTACCCCGCGCAGGGAAGCGCCGCCGCCTCCGACTGCTGCGTGGGCGCCGCCGGCCGCCGCCTGGTCAAGATCGCGGTGGTGGGCGCCAGCGGCGTGGGCAAGACCGGTGAGTCCTCGCGCTTAACCCCGGGGCTGGTCGTGGGCGACCCCTGACGGGAGTTGAGGCTGAGCGAGGCATGGGGAGCGGCGGGAGCTGCAGTCCGACCGCTCGCCGTCCCCTGCAGGGAGCCGCTGCCCCTTGGGAGTGGGCTTAGCGGTTGTCGACGCCACCCGCCTGCTTCCACAGAGGAGGGAAACAGGGATCAAGAATGGCCAGGCGGCTTTCTGGGGACCACCGGCACCGCCGCCATCAGAACTTTGGGGTGTTTTAGTCTCTGGtaatgcctggcacagaaagGGGAGTTAGTGAAGCTAGCACCCCTGGGAGGTCTTGAAGGTTAGGAAGACGTGGGTCTAGTGGAAGGCTTAGGTGTGGCTCAGCCAGGCTCAGAGAAGGGGATGGGCTCAGTGAGCCTTCCAGCTGCACAGAGCCATAATTCACGATGCCTTCTACCCCCCTTCTTTTTGTCTGCAAGAAGGGTCAAGGAGCTACAGGGTAGGAATTTCACTTGGTGGCCATCTATGGCTTTCTTTGGGAGAGCTGTTTtccaggctgggggtggggtggagaacAATCTAACTTCCAAGGTTAacattttgactttcttttttgtgaCCTGCAGCACTGGTGGTCCGGTTCCTCACCAAGCGATTCATCGGTGACTATGAAAGAAATGCAGGTGAGACAATGCATTTGAGAAAAATTCTGTCCCATTGCAGGAGGGCTGTGGTTCCCATTTTCCAGCACTTCCCAGGCAGGTTCTTTCAGTGACAGTCCGAGCCTGAGGATCTTGCCACTTAAAACTTTCTCCAGCCCTCCATGCCCCCCCTCCCAATAACTACCATCTGGCCTCATTCCATTCCAAGCCCATTCATCATTTTATCAAGTGCCTGAAAGTATTCCCCTTGGTATGTTTTAACTATAGTGACCCCAGTTGGAAGCACCCTTTGTAGTCAAGAACCTTTCCCTTCAAAATACTCCGGCAAAagtcgtaaaaaaaaaaaaaaaaaaaaaaaaaaaaaaaaagatggtcagctccttcccccacccctctccttctctgctggCTGCCTTTCAGAGGTGACCTTTTAAAGCAAAGGCCAAAGGAGAGCAGTTGTAAACCTAAAGTTCTTCCTTCTTAACAAACAACTGGATGGTAGAATTTTAGGAGGAGAATTCCTGAATAAATGAGAGGACACATTTTTCAATCCCTATGATTAAGAATAGCCACTGGGAGGCTTAAGAGCTTTCTACCTATGTTCTGTTAGCAAATTGCTTAAATCTGTAGACCATATGAGTACATATAGGGGATTATTTGAAACGAGCTGTATAAGCTATCCCAAGATAAGACGTGGCAGCCTTCTGCTTTGATGTAGAGTTGATTATCATTATGTCACATTTTTATTCCAACTGATAACATTGGCTGTGTGTTTACTAACAGTATTTGTCTAGCAAGCCATTCTATCTAACGGCCAAAATACAAAGTTACAGTCAAAGAATGATCAAGTActcaagaaaacagaaacctcACATAGGCTGAGCAAGATAATTTGCATCAAGGGAGTATTCTAAAAATGGAAACTTtgtttaaaattagataaatacattttcaaaaacttgCAAACTTTGCCCTGGTTTTAATACATCTAACATAAGGTTAAaattgctgtttgtttgttttttttttaatctgaagtaAGCCCACTAAATAGAAATAAACTATAGCTTTTTTGTGTGCATTTGTGcattgtgcattttttttctagcttaaaactcaatgttttaaaagttgtacAAGAAGGAAGaacataatcttttttatttgccTTCATAGGTAATCTGTATACTAGACAAGTTCAGATAGAAGGTGAAACCCTGGCTATTCAGGTTCAAGACACTCCAGGTATTCAGGTGAGAAGCTCTGAGACTCTGGGTGAAAGGGGAGCCTACTTGGCTGTGGAATCATTCACTTTTTCTCAAGTCCCTCATGCTGCAGGAGCAGAGAAATTTGCGGAGTTACATGTAGACGTACATATTGTCTGACAACTCAGTTGTATCTGGCTGTTGGTCAATCTTAGCATGGTTTAGTTTGGGAGATTTGGCTAAGGGGCAGAAATCTTCCTTTAGAAGGATTCAACACAGCCGGAAAGCCCAAACCAAATGCAGTAGGAATTGGTGTTTTCCTTGCTATGGTTAAAAAGTCCAGTTTTAATATATGTGTCTTTGGCATGAAAAACCAAGCTTCTGGGTATAGTCTGCAAATACTTGGAATCTCTTTTGTACTGTGGAAAGTTGCTCTATAGACAAAAGCGCCAtgctagggttttttttttttccccgccTCCTGAACTGGGCAGTTATCCAGGTTTAAATGCTTCCAGCTCCTATCTTTACTTCGCCAGACTTACTGTCTAGCCAGTTAATTTCCCATTTTGTGCAACTACAAAGTCTCTCTGCATGGAGTTCTCTGCAGGTCAATTTTCCACTGGAGTGTGGTGAGCTGCACTGTTATTTATTCCAACTCTGTGCAGCTGGATCAACATATTGTCAAGAAAGCTGAAGTGTGTGCGATTTAACTTGTTTATGGCCCGCAACTTGGCATTACTATGAAGGGCTCTTTTGAATTTGAAATCTACCCAAGCCCAGGCTCTTTGCACCACTGACCAGCATTCACCTTGCCGTCACCCCTCTCTTTCAGGTccatgagaacagcctgagctGCAGTGAACAGCTGAATAGGTGCATTCGCTGGGCAGATGCTGTGGTGATAGTTTTCTCCATCACTGACTACAAGAGCTATGAACTCATCAGCCAGCTTCACCAGCACGTGCAGCAGCTACACCTGGGCACCCGGCTGCCTGTGGTGGTCGTGGCCAACAAAGCTGACCTGTTGCACATCAAACAGGTTGACCCTCAGCTTGGACTGCAGCTGGCCAGCATGCTAGGCTGCTCATTCTATGAAGTGTCTGTCAGTGAAAATTATAGTGACGTCTACAGCGCCTTCCATGTTCTCTGTAAAGAGGTCAGTCACAAACAACAGCCTAGCAGCACACCTGAGAAGCGAAGAACCTCCCTCATTCCCAGGCCCAAGTCACCCAACATGCAGGACCTGAAGAGGAGGTTTAAGCAAGCTCTCTCTGCCAAAGTGAGGACTGTCACCTCTGTCTGAAGCAGGAGGAGCACTCAAGGGGGTTTGGTCTTCCCAGGAAGAGGGCCTGAGTGCaggaatgttgaatactggcagTGATTCCTGGTTCCAGAAAGGGCTGGAGCAGAAGGGCCAAGAGGGCCTATGGAACTGCTACAGAAAAGGAAGTGTTGTTCTGAGAAGGGGGACAGGATTGATGAGGCTTGAAAGAGCCCACTGAGCCACTCTCTGAATATGTGAAATGTACTCTGTGTCTTTTCCTTTAGAGTGGGGAGGGGGCATAATCGTTTTGGTTTCTGCATTTAGCTACCTTGTAAATGGTGGTTCGTTGCAGTTTCACCAAATGTATTGGTGTGATTTACAGTGGGAATGACAGAACAGATTAAGCATCGATAGGCTTTCTTTTTTCCccgttttctttttccttctttctttttgtctttttttcccccaagaggAAGAATTGCTTTTCTCTTGTCAGTATGATTTGTAACTCTGGAACACTATTCTTACAGAATGCCTTTCTAACCTGAAGGATAcccagatttctttctttatgaacAAGATGGAAAATCCCCTACCCCTCAAAAATGGATTGAGTTTATGGGCCAGAATATTCTGTATACCAGACATCGGTAAGCTTGCGCAGTTTGCAGGAAGGCGCTGGTTCCCCCTCACAGGATGTGCATGCTCAGTGGGCTGTGTGTTGAGGAGTCGTGAACTTCACACTCTTCGGCCCCAGACTTTGCctgtatagttttttgtttttggttttaactgttccatcaggaaaaaaaatgtgtcagtTGATTTTGGTGTGATTTGTGTAAATGGTTCATGGCAATGGCATTGGAGTGCTTCCGAGGCCTGGCTGAGTCGTGCCTAAGGGTGGCTGAAATACGAAAACACTATTTTACAGCAAGTGAACAGGGGCTACCTGCCAAATCCCCTCTACAGATGCACTTTAAAAAGCCACTCATGCTTTGGCTTAAactgtaattaatttattttatgtacaatAAATCTCATTTGAAAAAGAGCAGACGTCTAACTTGGTCTCTATTGAAACGTTAACTCTCTGCCCTTTAGACAAAGTATGACCTGGTATCCTGTGATTATTGGGCACATTGATCTGGCATTGTGCCTTTCAGGGGTTATCTCTCAAGGATTACAGCAATCCAAGGAGGTACATGCTAATATTACCCCATaacacagatgaggaagcaggctTATAGAACAAGATCAGTAACCTGTCAAAGGCCACAGCCTGTAGCATTGTAAATTGTAATTTGCTGCTTTATATTCAAGACTAGCTTATCTCCTATTCACTAACTTCATGTCTTAGGTATACTAAGGCAGATGTCTGGCTCCCCATATTCAGCACAGCCTCGAGGGTATTCTTTCTTGGACACTAAGATGACTGCTTCTTTACACATGCTTTGTTTGGCAGACCTCTTTTTTGGGTATGCTGCTTTCAGGAGATTCACTTTATTCTCACTGTAGAAGCTTGCAGTCATTGATCTGGGGCTGTGAAATCAGGAGCCAGTCCCATGGACCTCTGCCACACGTGTCTCCCTAAAGCTGCCAGCTCTCTCGTCTGTGCCACTTGGGCCTAGAAGATCTTTCCTGCAAGCTAAGTGAGCCACCATCTATAGGGGCAAATAATCACAGCTGACATTTCTTTGAGTAGTGCTTTCACATACCTGATCTCATTTAAGGCCAGGAGAACCCAAGAGAATACTGTGGGGTATTGACACCATTTTACAGATCCTGAAGACAGGCTCTAAGTTTTGGGTGATGTCTTCAAATTCACACAAAGGAGCTGAATCAATGCCACCTCACTGTAGTTCCTGTTCTTAGTCTTTTGGAGGATTTCATAGCTAAGACACTCCTGCATGCGTGGGGCGATGGGGCCACAGTGAATAGCAGTTGAGGGGCTACTGTGGGGTGGTGCCAGGATTTCCAATCAGTGTTCCCACAGGGTACAGATCCTGATGGCTGACAGGGTTTCCAGGGATGCCTCAAACCTTCCTAATAAGCAAGGTAACTTTCTGTGCTTCCAGCCTAACCTCATCTCTgagaagggtgtgtgtgttggtggtggGCAGGGAAATGGTGCTAACATGGGACTGAAAACATCTCAGTTCAAGGGCAGTGACAAGTATCTCCAACTGGATTCTATTCGCTTTTATTTCTATTCAGCCTACGTGGTTGTGTTAACAATGTCCACTGAGCAAGAGGTTGATCTTTATATAATTACTAAATGTCCCTTCCCCACATTCTGGAATTAAGAGTTTGCCTGCAGGTGGCTGGCTTTATGCTCCCGAGGCGCTGAGCAGTGCTGCATTTTAGTGATCACTGCCGCGCCACTGCCCCCTTTCCTTCCCACCAACTTACAGGCTGCAGGGCTCTGGCAGGCCTTGTCTGCTCCCTTGCTGAGCTGTGAGCTCTGCCTTCTCCCTTCCTGGCCCCCCAGTTAGCGATTGCCCCTTACTTCCTCACCCCTGCACTGGACTCAGTCTCTCCTACTGCACCTTAGACAGGCTGGAAGGGAGCTCAGAGCTCTGGCGCACCCAGAGGGATAAAGTGGCTTGTGTAAGGGCACTCTAGGAGAGAGAGgacagggaaagagacagagacagacagagacacacacacaggacagAGACAGAGTCGCAGCTGGAAACCACCCACGTCCCCATTCTGTCCACTCTCTCAGGCAGATTTGTCTATTTATAGTTCTAgaacacatttttctctcttctaataAGTCTAGATTTATGTTTTATTACTTTTGCTCATCTCTTGTTGGTTAACTCTTCACTTaatccctgttttttgttttgttttgttttaaaatttatgatctACCACCACCTGGCCCTGAGAAACGAAACGACCCTCTCCATCTAGACAGGGGAATACCTCCTTTGCCATCTGGGAAGGGGAAGGCAGGGATGTGTATGTGTCTGGGGTACAGGGgagcagagaaagggaaggagttAGAATTTACTGAACATTTACAACATGCTAGATTCTATGTTACCCCCATTAAGCTTTTGAAAAATCCTATAAGGAAGGGTAGTAATATCgcttctattttaaagataaagaaactgaggcacagacagatGAAATTTACCTTAGGGCCACATCAGTTATAACAATTAATGTTTCTATTTATGGAAAATCTGTGTGCCAGGCCCCACAGGAGGGTTTTTGAAATAACTGATGTTTGCTGTGATATCTCTACAATCCATCTTTAGTCTCTTCTTCAGAAAAGCAAAAGGGAGGCTGAGAATTAAGTGGCTGGCCCAGGCCCTAGGTGGCCTCCAGGACTCCACCCCAGGTCTGTCTGATGCCACTGCCTAAGCCCTGGGCTGATGGCTCAGCAGAGCCCCACCTAGGagccctcctcttccctcccctggcCGGGTCTCCTGTCCTGCTGTTCTCATCTCCCCTTTGCTGCTATAGGCTCCTGGATCCTGCTGGGCTCCAGGCCCCCCTGGCTGCCACACCACATCTGCTGTTGCCATCAGCCAGCTGCTTACTGGCTTCCAGCCCTGCTCAGTCATAAAGACGTCCAGGCTGGGAGCGGGAGGGGTGTGCAGTCCGGCTGTCTCAGAACCGAATCCACTTCTGTCATGATGTCTGCCTTTTGAGTTTCCTCCCTTGCCTCAAatcaaaaacattcaaaacactCTGCAGCCCGCCTGACGCTGCGTGGTGTGCAGAGAGGGCTCAACCCTCAAAGTCTTCCCGGCTGCTCCCGGCTCCAGCACTCACCAGGCGCCGCAGACCCCGGGTTTGCCTGCCCAGCCAGCTCCTAACCCCAGGTTTAGGAGCCATGGGTGTATTTATGGTAAGCCCCTTGCTTTGGTGAAAAATGAGATTTTGACATTCATCTTACACTCCAAGAGGGAGAAAACAAATGTGTTTTCTAGGCAAATGAACAAGTTTGTAGGCACATCCCTCAAAAATGAGCTAGCTGATAATCTCTGGTGCTACCTGTGCACCCAGGGGAAATGAGCACTGTCCAGTCGTCTGTGTGGATAACTCATGACAGGTCCCTTGGGAAGTGGCCCAGGATGAATTAGAGAGCTTGTCTGGTTATAATAACCAGGAAAACTGGTGTTGCACATATTCCCTTTCAAGTCTAAAGAGAGATGGTTCCAGAAAGTTCTTACTACCCTCATTGCTCTCCTGAATTTGCAATGAGAACGGGATTAGGGTTATTACTGACTGTGGCAAGATCCCAGCCACCACCCTCCAAGCTTTCCTCTCAAATAGTTTGCAAACCTTCTATCATctggttttgtctttttaaattccttttaagacagagatggagtctcttgaTGTTTGTTGGGCTGGACAGCAGACATTTGTAATACTGGATTATTTGTTGTTGAGATTCTGTTTCTGGTAACCAGGGTAAGATAAATAATAGTGGTCTTGTGGGGAGTTTGATGGAATTCTTTGTTATTGGGATCCCATTGTAATGGAGGGGTGGCATAAACAGAGCCATCTGCCTAGGCCCCTGCCCACTGGGGACAACTCTTGGCTGATGCAGCCTGGAGTGCTTCCAACCATTTGGCTGTGCCTGCCATGTCTGCTCTGAGGTAGACTCCAGAAGAGGGTTTACAAAGGCAGAAGTCAATTGCTACAAAGTATTTACACTTCTATCAATTGTGTTTATAAGGAGTGTGGCCAGTGAGGTTGCTGGCAGAAGGTTTGGATTTGTAAGTGCTTGTTTAGGTGATAAACACTCAGACCCAGGCCCCAGACAGGGGAAACCAGTCTTACCACTCCTGTCAGCCTTTTAAGTCACCT encodes the following:
- the RASL11B gene encoding ras-like protein family member 11B — translated: MRLIQNMCTIAEYPAQGSAAASDCCVGAAGRRLVKIAVVGASGVGKTALVVRFLTKRFIGDYERNAGNLYTRQVQIEGETLAIQVQDTPGIQVHENSLSCSEQLNRCIRWADAVVIVFSITDYKSYELISQLHQHVQQLHLGTRLPVVVVANKADLLHIKQVDPQLGLQLASMLGCSFYEVSVSENYSDVYSAFHVLCKEVSHKQQPSSTPEKRRTSLIPRPKSPNMQDLKRRFKQALSAKVRTVTSV